The genomic stretch GTAGGTCGAAAATGAAATCGCGGACGGTGGCGAAGGTGGCGTTGGCCGAGGTCTTGAGCGCCACCAGTTCCTGCCGGGCCTGCTCCTGGTCGACGGTGAACAGCCGCAGGGCGATTTCGATCTGGAGGATGAAGTTGGCCAGTGACTGGGCCGGGCCATCATGGATCAGCCGCGAGATCTTGCGGCGTTCCTCTTCCTGGGCCTCGATGATCTCTTCGATCCCGATGGCTGCCTCCGGCGCAGCCGACCCGGGCAGGGGCTTGGCGCCGCCTTCCAGCAGCCCGATCGTGCGCTCGGCAAAAGCCCCGTAGTTCTTCAGGTGCGCCTGGTCGGCCTGCAGCTTCTCCAGCTGGCCCCGCATGGTGAACAGCCGCTGCTGGGTGTCCATGGCCTTCTCATACGAGGCTTTGATGTCCTCGCGCGGGACGGTGTCGAAGTGGGCCTGCAGCTGATGCAGTTCGCCGGCGGCGGAGGTGTTGCGCTGGGCCAGCTTGTCGACCTCACCCTGGCTCTGCGCCACCAGCAGGCCGATCTCCTTGGCCTGGCGTTGCAGGGTGGCGAGTTCGGCCCGAGCCTCCTCGATGAAGGCTTCAACTGGGCTGGGTTCCGTAGGCTCTGCTCTCTGGGCCATGGCTGATCTGCCCTACTTGCGTGTGTCCTGAAGGCGCACCCAACCGTGACGGAGGGCGTAGACCGCCGCCTGCGTGCGGTCCTCGACGTCGAGCTTGTGCAGAATGGCGGTCATGTGGTTCTTTACCGTCTGGTGACTGATCCCCAGACGACCGGCGATCTCCTTGTTGCTCAGGCCCCGGGTGACATACTGCAAGATCTCCATCTCGCGGGGCGAGAGAGGCGAGAAGGCTTCGACCTCCCCGTCCAGGTGAGGGCGGCGGACGCTCTCGATGCCCTCCTCCAGCCACTGTGCCAGCCCGTTGCTGTCGTACACCTGGTCGCCGACGACGTAGAAGCCGCGCGCCACCTGACGGATGACGTCGACCAGCTTGCCAGCCTGGATGTCTTTCGAGCAGTAGGCGGCGGCGCCAGCCCGAACCCCATGCAACACCTGCTCGACATCGTCGTAGGCCGTGAGCAGAACGACGGCAGTCCCCAGGCGCTCGGTCGCCACCTGGCGGGTGAGCTGCATGCCGTTCATGCCCGGGAGGTTGACATCGATCAGGGCGACATGCGGCTGCAGTTCCTTGATCAAGGGTAGAGCCTCCTCGCCGCTGATGCTTTCCCCGATCACGTGCAGGTCGGCCTCGCCGTTGATGACGTTGCGTACGCCTTCACGGAAGAGCGGGTGGTCGTCGACAATGAAGACACCGATCTTGTCCATCGCGTTCTCCGCCACCGCTGGATTGCGGCGAGTATAGCACACGGGTCCTCAGGACAACAAACTCACTCCGGTGGCCAGGCATACACCGCCATGTTCTCCCCACCGGCGCCGGGGCTGTAAGACCCGGAGCTGGCGTAAACCGATGTCCCGCGCGCGCTCAACCTGGGATACCAGCCCGGG from Anaerolineales bacterium encodes the following:
- a CDS encoding sensor histidine kinase, translated to MAQRAEPTEPSPVEAFIEEARAELATLQRQAKEIGLLVAQSQGEVDKLAQRNTSAAGELHQLQAHFDTVPREDIKASYEKAMDTQQRLFTMRGQLEKLQADQAHLKNYGAFAERTIGLLEGGAKPLPGSAAPEAAIGIEEIIEAQEEERRKISRLIHDGPAQSLANFILQIEIALRLFTVDQEQARQELVALKTSANATFATVRDFIFDLRPMMLDDLGLVPTVRRYSDAFKDKTGLALTVVVTGSERRLESHREVLIFRAAQTLLGNIRDHAQATQAKVSLDMDVAQIRVSVEDNGRGFDREAVLSEAAPERGLKRLAKRIQQVGGSLEIESTPGSGTRIAFAIPVE
- a CDS encoding response regulator transcription factor codes for the protein MDKIGVFIVDDHPLFREGVRNVINGEADLHVIGESISGEEALPLIKELQPHVALIDVNLPGMNGMQLTRQVATERLGTAVVLLTAYDDVEQVLHGVRAGAAAYCSKDIQAGKLVDVIRQVARGFYVVGDQVYDSNGLAQWLEEGIESVRRPHLDGEVEAFSPLSPREMEILQYVTRGLSNKEIAGRLGISHQTVKNHMTAILHKLDVEDRTQAAVYALRHGWVRLQDTRK